The sequence tagatcaaatgatcttaatcctgatatggttaggttcaatctcaagagtgttatccgtgttctttgatttgttagttaagcctacttttgggtcagggtgatacgtacattttgggaacacggtagtgcaattgagtgggagcgctaacataaatatggaatctatagcttctatttggcaaatagaaagtaaaggatgattttcttcgagcttaaccaaaggaaaataaatggtggagatctcatttcacttagctgaaatatcatttatacagggttaagtgttttaaggataaaatacattgaaggtgtagtggtaacagtagtgccttttcaatgtaaatcatctatatagaggatcattgatcacattagggttataacaatggataactaatgacgtgtctatatcatggaacatatagagcgttctatatgactgagagtgcaattccaagttctaagtgtggattcaatgaggaattaataagttagggaatttacttggtaaattcggttcgacttattggaagctcggttatatagacccatggtccccatactagttgagaccatactgcttgtaagactcagttaattgattttaattaatcaattataattctagaagttagactatgtctactttatgaattctcactaagtaaggatgaaatcgtgaATAAAAggatttctaggtttaattgTTAATTCAGAGACTTTGcctgtctaattaataattattttaaatgacaatattatttaataatctattttagttattaaataattagttttggcatttaaatggttagaattggaaaagtggcatttttggagaaatagaaataaaattgaggaaactgcaaaatccaagtgaggcccataacactccatggccggccacctctttgcatgtttcccaattattattttcaattttaattgccatgtaattgctaatcaaagcctagcaataataggaaagtggtggatcacactaaataaggcagttaatcaattacacagtaaaagaggaaactgcttatttggaaagttgtgctctcccttttccctatatatagcagcccttgttctcttctcttgtatgcttaAGATCAcacgaattcaagagagaaaagagagagaaatttcgaaatccttgtgagagagtagtgcccacacacatcaagtggtacctcaatcatagtatgtaagactatggaaattctgcatcaaagaaggagacaagaagatccaggttcagatcttggtgatgctctgctacagaaaggaatcaagggctagagatctgaatggaaggagtcatattattccgctgcacccactttAAGGTtctctaaactttatatgtgtttattttcattgttttagaattcatattaggttgttaatcaacatacttgttagtaaatctagatcctagtaaaataatttcatacAGTAAAAACACTATTAAACCAATTTGTGAAtgttttgaaaacagggggaccccatggTTAATACCACTTATCTTTTATCATATAGTCTATATGTCAAATTttcaattatcaaaatttaattaaccacaattttggtataattatatagtatctatataagaattttattaaattgcacacacttggcgtccctgttggacagggcgttacattcTGTGAAGGAGAAGTATGTTATCTTGTTGGAAATTTAACAAATGCAGAGATCAAAAGAAGAAAGAGTCTGGAATTCGGTAAGAATTTTGTTCTGATGTGATATTAAATATTAGATATGCTTAGACTAATTAGTCTAGCGTTGTCGATCcaactcttttttcttttctttcttttttattacaGGGGATTCTTGAGTAGTATATTCCTGTAAGCAACATGGTGGATGTATAGTCTTAATCTGCATCACTAGTATATACATAATTTTGCTTTTGAACTAATTACCTACTATTAGAAGGAGTTGCATATCATGTCTCAAATTAgaaatgattttatttttactgACTTTCCACTTTATGCAGCATATACATTGACAGAAGTAATAATATTTACAGACCACTTATCATTTCAGAAAAAACTCATTTACCCAAGAGAAAAGTACTTCGAAGACCATTTATTGTGCTGCCTTAGATTATGTACTTCATtgctgtgacagtcagtagtcccgtgatccgtaaggggaaatgtcgggtaagctgtacaatcccacatcgcctggggaaggtcaagtgggatgattctgagactgtgtaggtatggggctacacagttgaagagagcttaaatggattgattggtactacctatatcaacaaggtgcatcttgtttttcggtagcccatcacgaaagaactccacagttaagcgtgcttgacctagggcaatttcaggatgggtgacctcttgggaagttttcccaggaagcgtgtgagtgaggacaaagcacactggaaacactcgtgttggtctgtagggtcagtcatcattctaggaagcagccaaagtggcgtactcgtgtataagagtcatttaTTCCGTAGGTGTAAGGACTCAATGGagacttgaagcggggacgttacaattgCAGCTTAATTTCatagttctttttttatttgttgttgtgTGTGGtatgttataaataataattaagtattttgtttttatttgttgttgtgTGTGGTATTGTATATTAAGACAAGTAAAACACACTTCCACTCatactatgttagtaaaataatatcctttagaattatttttaataattctttTCCTCTATTTTAAGATgacatttttcttaatttttcgttacataatatttttttttaaattttgcaaaTCACATATATTGTTCCTTTGAATTTTTCAGAAACGAATAATAAATGTTAAAGTCATATGTTGTTATGATTtatcttatattatttattcacATTAAGGATAGctatgtatatattgagattgacgtaaatttcaatattaataaaaaatatacataagtttatagaaataattatattttactgaCACACAATTTACTCTTATAAAACACTTTATTTATCATAatctaaccaaaaaaaaaatcaaaccttaaataaaactaacatttACATGGCTCGGCACGTAACATGcacttagtatatatatataaatatatatgtattacaaaaatttatacatatttTGCTAATGAGATATTtggtaattttttataatttattgtagCTATGTATATTTGAAGGTAACGTAAAAAttactataaaataaaaattaaaaagttacgTACATGTATCTTGATCAACAATATTATATAACTAGAAAGTAAAGTAACATAAATGTATCTTGATCGACAtcctaaaataaattgaaaaataaaattatagctTAGAAATTGAAAAGTTAACTAATCGaaatagataataataataatatatataaattaatattatctcAAAATGAACTTTATTAAAACAAAACCAACTAGTATCttagtgttatttttttttaataacatctactaaattttaatatatttcttTTGTTAACAAAACATAATATAAACTATAGTGTTGCTTTTCATTTCAAATATCTTATCAGATAACGattaaaaattatatgtttCCCACACATTAAAATGGATCACattaaaaagtaaattataaTGATACGATTcttaattccaaataattatGATGCagctacaattttttttcaaaagtatggtaaagattaaaaaaaaaaaacttaagttTCTGACAGAAataaacaaaagaaagaaaaataaaaataaaaactaaaaaaagagagaaagtcAAAAGTGGGGCTGACAAAAATAAACCTAATAGCTgtgtattataatttttttaatagaataaaaaactaaaaactaatataattaatggctagataacaaagaaagaaagaaaaaaaaataaaaaataaaatgtgatatgTGAGTAAATGTAAAGTAAAGAAGGATGAGTATGTATTAGTTTTTGTATATTGGTATTAGTGGACGTATTggtataatttaaattaatgcgATGATTTGtgtgattattttctaattatatttagttaaacaagtaattaatttttaaacttaaataaaatttaatatatcaatCAACTTTATAAGTTtgcttttcaaaaaaataaaaaaccttaTAAGTTATTGAAAAGTCTTTTCTTATCTATCATCAGattttacaatatatattttaaataatcttattttatataaaaagttTAATAGTTCATAAAATAACTTGTGAGAAAACCAAATAGTATCTATGagttacattaaaaataaaaaataaaaacaaactttactaaaaaaattaaatataccaACCACATTTCATGGTTTACTAAAAATTATTtgttattcaataaataaaaataattaaattgtattctaaaataacttataaggaagcaattaaaaaataattttaactaTACCGTTACTCGTTTGAGCTCAAGACTAGTACTAGTATCATCTATATTTTGAGATAATCATTTTGATATATAGAAAGAGAGATTTTTTCACTATTATCGAATAAATGTTCGGAATCAAAAGTTATTTTATtgtctattttatattttattaactaaaaaagaagtaaccaataaaatttattatgtcaattatttttataggttactaaaaatatttattatttcatatctaaaatttaccatatggcatgtatttttttttttttttgagcaaCCATATGGCATGTATTTTATATAAGCTCATTTTATAGGTTTATttcaataagttttttttttttttggaaaaaaaaattataaagaaattaaatgatatcttaaatatcatgaaaatctATCAATATGCATTACaaaaatttatacatatttTGCTAATGAGATATTtggtaattttttgtaatttattgtaGCTCTGTATATTTAAAGGTAACGTAAAAattactataaaatagaaattatAAAGTTACGTACATGTATTTTGATCAACAATATTATATAACTAGAAAATAAAGTAACATAAATGTATCTTGATTGACatcctaaaaaaaattgaaaatagaaaattataacttagaaaatgaaaaattaactaATCGaaatagataataataataatatatataaattaatattatatcaaaataaagtttattaaaACAAAACCAACTAGTATCTTagtgttgttttttttaataacatctactaaattttaatatatttcttttgttaacaaaatataatataaactaTAGTGTTGTTTTTTATCTCAAATATCTTATCTGATAATGGTTAAAAATCATATGTTTCCCACACATTAAAATGGATCACattaaaaagtaaattataaCGATACTATTCttaatttcaaattattatgATGCAGCTacaatttttttcaaaagtatggtaaagattaaaaaaaagaaaaaacttaagTTCCTGACACAAataaacaaaagaaagaaaaataaaaataagaactaaaataagagagaaagtCAAAAGTGGGGCTgacaaaaatagaataaaaaaactaaaaactaatataattaagggatattggcggctaaaccacctaaactttacggtttgtaacacttaaccacaaaatcGAATTTTTAgcagctaaactacctaaacctctggttccgttttgctctgcacacctccgtccaaaaatcacagttaagtgccaagGTGGACTGTCTAcatgtacacacttgtacacgtgacaaatttttagtggtccatgtcattttaattttaaatatactaaaaataatttaaaaattaaaaaaaaaaaaagcaatttataaaaattaaaaaatatatatattttttctttctctttctctttcttctcgaTCCCCTGCCCtaacccttcttcttcttctagccatggccggcctcCTCCTCTGCCGTAACAACCCCAACCCCCACCAACTTCTATTTTGGTTATCCAAACACAAGAAAAATGGTAACAATTATGCGGGAATAATTGCACATGTTGGGTTCTCAAAGTTTGGTTCTAGCAACTGCCATGGTTGTTTCAAGCACACTTCTTTTTCTAACTTTCTCAAAGCAAAAGTTTCAACTTTCCAGGAATCATGATTCCGAACAATCGTCTCAAAAAATCCCACCTTCTTGTTTAAGCTCAGGTAAATGGGTATCTCTTAATTTttcctcttctttcttctttttatttttaattacttatttgattattattgagAGCAGGTAATGATAAGGAAAAGAGggaaagaaataagaaaaagaaagtaAAATTTGCTGAGAATGTGAAAGAGCCAAAAGGGAATGGAGAAGAATTCAAGAATGGGTATAAGAAGAGGAGAAGaatgaagaaaagaaaataccTTTGGCAGCCTTCTGCTTCTCTAAATTCTTTTCACGGGCCATCTTAGCCTTCTGCCCATTGCCTCCGCCCATGGCCGATCGATGGGTTTAGGAAGAAAAGGAGTTGTGGTGATGGGTGTCGGGGTCGGAGGAAATGGTGGTGGGGGTTGGGGTTGTTACCATTGTTACCATTTTTGAATCCCAGAAATCTCATTCCtgcaattattattcatttccATTCTTCTCCTCTTCTTATACCCACTTGTACACGTaaactgtccacgtgtacacacttgtacacgtggcaaatttttagtggtccacgtaattttaattttaaatatactaaaaataatttaaaaattaaaaaaaaaaaacaatttataaaaattaaaaaaaaaaaatctcattttttttttctttctctttctctttattCCAGAACCCAAATCTTGATTAAAGAATAGATGTATGTTCATAGCTTTCTTGTTTGCCTCAAGTTGACTATCTATATAAATTAGATGAGGCTGAGCCACcattaaaaccctaaatcactaaaaatttgccacgtgtacaagtgtgtacacgtggacagtttactgtggcacttaactgtgatttttgaacggaggtgtgcagagtaAAATAGAACCAggatttaggtagtttagccgccaaaaattcggtttttgtggttaagtgttacaaactgtAAAGTTCAAGTGGTCTAGCCGTCAATATCCCTATAATTAATGGCTAGACAACaaagaaagaaggaaaaaaaataaaatgtgatatgTGAGTAAAAGTAAAGTAAAGAAGGATGGGTATGTATTAGTTTTTATATATCGGTATTAGTGGATGCATTGGTATATAATAGgggtttttttaatattatacctaaaattaattttatttataaaaatacatttaagaaaattatttgcacaaatacCGATGTGTTACGTCAGCATACATAccgaaattcaaaataattaccgaatataaaaaaattggaaaaaaattgtttcaaaaattttttactttttgggAGTTTTAAAAATAAGCAACCATTTAGTTGCTTTTGATGTGAATAAGATatcaattggttactttttcattaaaaaaatttatttcagaattttatacatatataaataataaaataatcaatttaatatttgagaaacatatatttttctgtCTCCAAAAAAAGACgactaatattaaaaataacttttttgtttattttttatagttttaggctatattatgttattttattgtttaagatACCTCGatgccacttttttttttaaaagcaaTTCATATGATGTTTCAGATACTATTGGatttatttacaaattattttataaatctattgcAATAGTaaccaattatatatatatataaataataaaataaccaatTTAATATTTGAGAAATGTATATTTTTCTGTCTCCAAAAAAGGATGACTAATattaaaagtaacttttttattaactttcttatttattttttatatttttaggctatattatgttattttattgtttaagatacctcgaggttacttttttttttttaaaagcaaCTCATATGATGTTTCAGATACTATTGAATTTATTTACAAACTAGGAAACATGCCGCGCTTCGCGAGCggctaatttaaaataatttttagttttttaccgataacattaataaaaattcaataataaacaataaatgAAACACATTAATATATCATCAATAACTATtcagttattatttttattatcaattcattataatctttattagttttttttcttacattTGAATTTTGTAAAGAATATATTGttgaacgaaaaaaaaaaaaaagagaaataaataaatttattattatttcattattggtttttaaaataataataataataaaaaaaaataaatatcagtcaaatagagagaaaataggATCTCAACTCCCCACTCTCCTATTTTTACTTATCCATTACGTTAGAGAAAATA is a genomic window of Cannabis sativa cultivar Pink pepper isolate KNU-18-1 chromosome 9, ASM2916894v1, whole genome shotgun sequence containing:
- the LOC115722097 gene encoding uncharacterized protein LOC115722097 is translated as MLGSQSLVLATAMVVSSTLLFLTFSKQKFQLSRNHDSEQSSQKIPPSCLSSGNDKEKRERNKKKKVKFAENVKEPKGNGEEFKNGYKKRRRMKKRKYLWQPSASLNSFHGPS